The Croceibacterium sp. TMG7-5b_MA50 genome segment GCCGGCGTGCCGTGGACCGGAAGGTCTGCGGGCGCCGGCCGCTTTGCACCTGGCGCTCGCATCTCTATATCCGGGTGCATGCATACAGGTGGTTGCTGATGGCGCGGAACAGCCGCTCGCTCGACTGGGGGTTTCCCCGTTGGCGCGCCTATGGGGAGAGCGGGCAGGCGGCGGCCAAGGTGCGGCTGTGCGACCGCCATGGTTGCGAGGAGCCGGGCGACTGCCCCGCGCCCAAGGCGCCCAACAGCCCCGAACGCTGGTACTTCTGCCAGCGCCATGCCGCCGAATATAACAGCCGCTGGGATTACTTCGCCGGTCTGGAGGCGGAGGAGGCGGCCGCTCGCGCCGGGGCGGAGAGCAGCAGCAATGCCGGCTACGCCCAGTCGCAGCATTACGGCTGGGCCGGCAGCGGAGACGGCAGCCGCAGCGCGGACGAGATGCGCGCGCTGGAAGTGCTGGAGCTGGACCCCGACGCCGATTTCGACACCGTGAAGAAGGCGTGGCGCGCGCGGGCCAAGGAAGTGCATCCCGACATCCGCCCCGGCGATGCGGAGGCGGCGAAGGCGTTCCAGGCCTATCAGCTCGCCTACGAAGTCCTGCGCCAGGCAGAGGAACGACGGGAGTGGCGGGGCTAGGCCTGCAACTGCTCCACCGCGGCGGTGACGATCGCCATGTGTTCGGCCCATGTGGGATTGTGCCAGCCGGGCAACCGGGCAAGCTGCGCTGACCGCATGGCGCCATGCGCCGCATGGTCCAGCACCGCGGCCCGCCAG includes the following:
- a CDS encoding J domain-containing protein, giving the protein MARNSRSLDWGFPRWRAYGESGQAAAKVRLCDRHGCEEPGDCPAPKAPNSPERWYFCQRHAAEYNSRWDYFAGLEAEEAAARAGAESSSNAGYAQSQHYGWAGSGDGSRSADEMRALEVLELDPDADFDTVKKAWRARAKEVHPDIRPGDAEAAKAFQAYQLAYEVLRQAEERREWRG